Proteins encoded together in one Nostoc sp. PCC 7524 window:
- a CDS encoding SapC family protein produces the protein MSNQLLIYKHVVSISKEQHRDWSLKMDNKYFFTEQVNSFPLLSAEFAQSASIYPIVFVGTEETLMPAAIVGLQEQKNLFINEAGEWQADYIPAFIRRYPFVFSSGDDGKTFTLCIDEKFSGWNQTGSGERLFDSDGNQTQYLNNVINFLQIYQAQFRVTEAFCQQIKELDLLEPMQAQFTTNEGKKSSLSGFWGISRDKLNKLSQEQVFGLMQTGWLELIYLHLHSLNLFSQLAKKGTKVSNSEAE, from the coding sequence TTGTCTAATCAGCTATTAATTTACAAGCACGTAGTTTCCATTTCCAAAGAGCAGCATCGCGACTGGTCGCTGAAAATGGACAATAAGTATTTCTTTACAGAACAGGTGAACTCGTTTCCCTTGCTGAGTGCTGAATTTGCTCAATCTGCATCAATCTACCCTATTGTTTTTGTTGGTACAGAAGAAACATTAATGCCAGCAGCGATTGTAGGACTTCAAGAGCAAAAAAACTTATTTATTAATGAAGCAGGAGAGTGGCAAGCAGACTATATTCCTGCCTTTATCCGGCGCTATCCTTTTGTGTTCTCTAGCGGAGACGATGGTAAAACCTTTACGCTCTGTATTGATGAAAAATTTTCCGGTTGGAATCAAACAGGCTCAGGGGAACGACTGTTCGACAGCGATGGAAATCAAACTCAATATTTAAATAATGTCATTAATTTCCTCCAGATTTATCAAGCACAGTTTCGAGTGACAGAAGCGTTTTGCCAACAGATTAAAGAACTGGATTTACTAGAACCAATGCAGGCTCAGTTTACAACCAATGAAGGGAAAAAATCTTCTTTGAGTGGTTTTTGGGGAATTAGTCGTGACAAGCTCAACAAACTCTCGCAAGAACAAGTATTTGGCTTAATGCAAACAGGCTGGTTAGAACTAATTTATCTGCACCTCCATTCTCTAAACCTTTTCTCTCAACTTGCCAAGAAAGGTACTAAGGTGTCAAATTCTGAGGCTGAATAG
- the mgtE gene encoding magnesium transporter produces MLTQDIRNSIIDVADLNQLKSDLNQLPPVDVGEYIAQLPEKQRAIAFRLLNKNQAIDVFEYLPTEIQEELINSLHDTQVVQLVEAMSPDERAELFDELPAVVIKKLLRQLSPEQRQATATILGYPEGTAGRIMTTEYVRLREGLTVGEALSKIRRQDEDKETIYYAYVTDDNRKLVRVVSLRQLLFTFPEVLIRDIASDRVIRVKTDTPQEEVAQIMKRYDLIAIPVVDREERLVGIITIDDVVDVLEAEATEDFQRLAGGSGDEYALSPPLVTIRNRLPWLLGIMALYIGAASAIAPFQSVIAAVPVLAVIMPIFSNTGGTVGIQALTVTIRSLGVGEVTPKDTIKILRKEILAGLGTAVVLALTMFALSLIWAKPQERWVALIAGVVMATNTIVAVTLGTLLPMALKRLKLDPALMSGPLVTTMLDTIGFLTFLSMISIALKVFNLPS; encoded by the coding sequence ATGCTCACACAGGATATTCGCAATTCAATCATTGATGTTGCTGATTTAAACCAGCTCAAATCTGATTTAAATCAGCTGCCGCCTGTGGATGTAGGAGAATATATTGCACAATTGCCCGAAAAACAACGAGCGATCGCTTTTCGTTTACTCAACAAAAATCAGGCAATTGATGTATTTGAATATTTACCAACAGAAATTCAGGAAGAACTCATCAATTCTCTACATGACACCCAAGTGGTACAACTGGTAGAAGCGATGAGTCCTGATGAACGGGCAGAATTATTTGATGAACTGCCTGCTGTAGTTATTAAAAAGCTATTACGCCAACTTAGCCCCGAACAACGGCAAGCAACTGCAACTATTCTCGGTTATCCCGAAGGCACAGCCGGGCGGATCATGACTACAGAATATGTACGCTTGCGGGAAGGATTAACTGTAGGAGAAGCTCTGAGCAAAATCCGCCGTCAGGATGAAGATAAAGAAACCATCTACTATGCTTACGTCACAGACGATAACCGCAAGCTGGTAAGGGTGGTATCGCTGCGACAATTGTTGTTTACCTTTCCGGAAGTTTTGATTCGTGATATTGCTAGCGATCGCGTCATTAGGGTAAAAACTGATACACCCCAAGAAGAAGTTGCCCAAATCATGAAACGCTATGACTTAATCGCTATTCCTGTAGTTGACAGGGAAGAGAGATTAGTCGGTATTATCACTATTGATGATGTCGTCGATGTTTTAGAAGCAGAAGCAACAGAAGACTTTCAAAGATTGGCAGGTGGTAGCGGGGATGAATATGCTTTGTCACCACCTCTTGTCACCATCCGCAACCGTTTACCTTGGTTGTTGGGAATTATGGCTTTGTATATTGGTGCAGCCAGTGCGATCGCGCCCTTTCAATCAGTAATTGCTGCTGTGCCAGTGTTAGCAGTAATTATGCCCATATTTTCTAACACAGGTGGCACAGTTGGCATTCAAGCCTTAACAGTCACTATCCGCAGCTTGGGTGTAGGAGAAGTCACACCCAAAGACACAATTAAAATTCTCCGTAAAGAAATTCTCGCAGGTTTAGGGACGGCGGTAGTTTTAGCACTAACCATGTTTGCCTTATCTTTAATTTGGGCTAAACCCCAAGAAAGATGGGTAGCTTTAATTGCCGGAGTAGTCATGGCAACTAATACAATAGTAGCTGTGACTCTTGGTACTTTACTGCCCATGGCCTTAAAACGGCTCAAGTTAGATCCAGCCCTCATGAGTGGCCCCTTAGTCACCACCATGCTAGATACAATTGGGTTTCTCACTTTCCTAAGTATGATTTCCATCGCTTTGAAAGTTTTTAATTTACCCAGTTAG
- a CDS encoding aspartate carbamoyltransferase catalytic subunit, translating into MPTSTWNRHHVLSLADFTAGEYDTVLQTAASFQEVLSRRTKKVPALQGQVVANLFFEPSTRTRSSFEIAAKRLSADTLNFAAATSSMTKGETILDTAKTYLAMGTDIMVIRHKEAGVPNAIAQEMDRLGVKVSVLNAGDGQHEHPSQALLDLFTICSLIDPVNPRLELLNGQKIAIVGDILHSRVARSNIWSLIASGAEVHLAAPPTLLPKLFGEYICEEGTEVPPGELFIHWQLEPALENADFVMTLRLQKERMTAHLLPSLREYHQLFGITRAKLQLCQPHVKVLHPGPVNRGVEISSDLMDDPEFSLIQSQVTSGVAVRMALLYLLGSGKI; encoded by the coding sequence ATGCCTACCTCCACTTGGAATCGTCATCACGTCCTTTCTTTAGCTGACTTCACTGCTGGTGAATACGATACTGTTTTACAAACGGCTGCGAGTTTTCAGGAAGTGTTATCACGGCGAACAAAGAAAGTACCAGCTTTGCAAGGACAGGTAGTGGCAAATTTATTTTTTGAACCATCTACCCGCACCCGCAGTAGTTTTGAAATCGCCGCCAAACGTCTGAGTGCAGATACACTCAACTTTGCAGCTGCTACTTCTTCCATGACGAAGGGTGAAACAATTCTCGACACCGCGAAAACCTATTTGGCCATGGGAACTGATATTATGGTGATTCGCCATAAAGAAGCCGGAGTCCCAAATGCGATCGCTCAAGAAATGGATCGCCTAGGTGTGAAAGTTAGTGTCCTCAATGCTGGCGATGGACAACATGAGCATCCTTCCCAAGCACTACTAGATTTATTTACAATTTGTAGTCTAATTGACCCAGTTAACCCCAGACTGGAATTATTAAATGGTCAAAAAATTGCCATTGTCGGGGATATTCTGCATTCTCGTGTGGCACGTTCTAATATTTGGAGTTTAATTGCCAGTGGTGCGGAAGTACATTTAGCTGCTCCACCGACTTTGTTACCTAAGTTATTCGGTGAGTATATCTGTGAGGAAGGAACAGAAGTACCTCCAGGTGAACTATTTATTCATTGGCAGTTAGAACCCGCTTTAGAAAATGCTGATTTTGTCATGACGTTACGCCTACAAAAAGAACGTATGACTGCCCATTTATTACCAAGTTTGCGAGAATATCATCAGTTATTTGGCATTACTCGCGCTAAGTTACAACTATGCCAGCCTCACGTTAAAGTTTTACATCCGGGGCCAGTTAATCGGGGTGTGGAAATCAGTTCAGATTTAATGGATGATCCGGAATTTAGTTTGATTCAGTCACAAGTGACAAGTGGTGTAGCTGTACGGATGGCATTGTTGTATTTATTGGGTAGTGGCAAGATTTGA
- a CDS encoding GAF domain-containing protein, whose translation MNPANEQEAQSSVQEQSGGLTQQLMLHRISNRIRQSLELQEILSATVAEVRLFLGTDRVKIYQFQADGHGLVIAESICENRLPSLLDLHFPADDIPPYARELYLRARQRTIINLDSHQIGISSLDCVETGESLENQDIRYRPVDPCHREYMSAMGVKSSVVVPIVIEATNSSKTLQPSLATSNYLWGLLVSHHSESRVVTEEDLLFIQSVVDQVSIAIAQSILLERVREQAQQEANINRVTALLYTTPTVQLQAALEEVVKVFQGSGGRLYLSSQNSQQNAEIYTCGTQPQPLDWVTGRPIEENILWQKYLRSVVTKIDDQADSHTASKPWSVPWMRAMYALKEVPQTLETESDIWAIADIYKEPLFRTLTFAFESTQIRGVLIIPLYFGQEVLGSLSIFRDEVDQKLTWAGYHQPDTRQLSPRKSFEAWQQIKKGQAQAWTEANIRLAQAMSERFSSAVKQYQLYNQVQILNANLEQQVEIRTLELQESISIANQKRTLAEKLAKDLAIFAEQQQTLMGVITKIRESLDLSKIFQATTQEVRQLLNADRVAVFRFDPNSDFTLGEIISEDVRAGYVSAIAIPVRDGCFRNYGKPESQRKFYILEDIEQADLDPCYVATLVKFQIKAYLIAPLFIGETLWGLLCINQCSAARQWHRKEKEFITQIATQLGVAVQQAKLLEQAQNMQIAADAANQAKSEFLASMSHELRTPLNAILGMSECLQENIFGELNSSQKKAIATIESSGQHLLALINDILDLAKIESGKVELQIAPVSINNLCSFSLSFVKQIAISKNIELNLDIPGNVDEITLDELRTRQILINLLSNAIKFTPEGGSVTLKVWLEEAEGVNSSFNSQYPHIKFSVSDTGIGIAQADIPKLFQSFVQVDSSLNRQYTGTGLGLSLVSRLVELQNGSIDVVSTVGQGSCFTVTLPYFEIPDKEQPEVLQPQTISEEQQSTPEASYLSSDDIPEQLLILLAEDNQANIDTFSAYLSMQGYQVIIAKNGEEAINAAQEYKPKIILMDIQMPGIDGLETIRRIRNLSELAPVQIIALTALAMPGDRERCLTAGANEYLAKPVVLKELQATIDRCWNRSQSDGRTIIL comes from the coding sequence ATGAACCCAGCAAACGAACAAGAAGCTCAAAGTAGTGTTCAGGAGCAATCAGGTGGTTTGACACAGCAGTTAATGCTACATCGTATCAGCAACCGCATTCGACAATCATTGGAACTGCAAGAAATCTTATCTGCAACCGTTGCCGAAGTTCGTTTGTTTTTGGGAACTGATCGAGTTAAAATCTACCAGTTTCAAGCAGATGGTCACGGTTTAGTTATTGCAGAATCAATTTGTGAAAATCGCCTTCCTTCTCTATTAGATCTGCATTTTCCAGCCGATGACATTCCACCCTATGCCCGCGAATTGTATTTACGCGCACGTCAGCGCACAATTATTAATTTAGATTCCCATCAAATCGGTATCAGCTCATTGGACTGTGTAGAAACAGGTGAATCTCTGGAGAATCAAGATATTCGCTATCGTCCCGTAGACCCTTGCCATCGAGAGTACATGAGTGCAATGGGTGTAAAATCCTCTGTGGTAGTACCGATTGTCATTGAAGCGACAAATTCCAGTAAGACTTTACAACCATCTTTGGCTACCAGCAACTATCTTTGGGGTTTACTGGTATCCCATCATTCAGAGTCACGGGTTGTAACCGAAGAGGATTTATTGTTTATTCAGTCGGTTGTAGATCAGGTATCGATCGCGATCGCTCAGTCGATTTTACTCGAACGTGTACGCGAACAAGCCCAACAGGAAGCCAATATCAACCGTGTTACCGCATTACTCTACACTACACCTACAGTGCAACTACAAGCAGCATTGGAGGAAGTTGTCAAGGTCTTTCAAGGATCTGGTGGCCGGTTGTATCTGTCTAGTCAAAATTCTCAACAGAATGCGGAAATCTATACCTGCGGTACACAACCACAACCCCTGGATTGGGTAACTGGTAGACCCATTGAGGAAAATATCCTGTGGCAGAAGTATCTTAGATCAGTAGTGACAAAAATTGATGACCAAGCTGATTCTCATACTGCTAGTAAACCCTGGTCGGTGCCATGGATGCGGGCAATGTATGCGCTCAAGGAAGTACCGCAAACATTAGAAACGGAGTCTGATATCTGGGCGATCGCTGACATCTACAAAGAACCTCTGTTTCGTACCCTGACTTTTGCATTTGAATCAACGCAGATTCGAGGTGTACTGATTATCCCACTTTACTTTGGTCAGGAAGTGTTGGGTAGCCTGAGTATTTTTCGAGATGAGGTTGACCAAAAATTGACCTGGGCAGGTTATCACCAACCCGACACACGCCAATTATCCCCCCGCAAATCCTTTGAGGCATGGCAGCAAATCAAAAAAGGTCAGGCACAAGCATGGACAGAGGCTAATATCCGCCTAGCTCAAGCCATGAGTGAACGATTTTCCTCTGCTGTCAAACAGTACCAACTATACAATCAAGTGCAGATTCTCAATGCCAATTTGGAGCAACAGGTAGAAATTCGCACATTGGAGTTGCAGGAATCCATAAGCATCGCCAACCAAAAGCGTACTTTGGCGGAGAAACTCGCCAAGGATCTGGCAATTTTTGCAGAGCAACAGCAGACATTGATGGGTGTGATTACCAAAATTCGGGAATCCTTGGATTTAAGCAAAATATTTCAGGCTACCACTCAAGAAGTCCGCCAACTGCTCAATGCTGATCGTGTGGCAGTGTTTCGCTTTGATCCTAACTCTGATTTTACATTAGGAGAGATTATCTCCGAAGATGTGCGTGCAGGTTATGTTTCTGCGATCGCTATCCCCGTTAGAGATGGTTGTTTTCGTAACTATGGAAAGCCAGAATCTCAGAGAAAGTTTTACATACTGGAGGACATCGAGCAAGCGGATCTTGACCCTTGCTATGTGGCAACTTTGGTGAAATTTCAGATCAAAGCCTACCTGATAGCACCTCTGTTTATTGGTGAAACACTGTGGGGGTTACTTTGTATTAACCAGTGTTCAGCTGCGCGCCAATGGCACAGAAAAGAAAAAGAATTTATCACTCAAATTGCTACACAGTTAGGTGTGGCAGTACAACAGGCAAAACTGCTAGAACAAGCACAGAATATGCAAATAGCAGCAGATGCCGCTAACCAAGCCAAGAGCGAGTTTTTGGCTAGCATGAGTCATGAGTTGCGGACACCCCTCAATGCCATCCTAGGAATGTCTGAATGCCTACAGGAAAACATTTTTGGGGAACTAAATTCATCACAAAAAAAAGCGATCGCCACAATTGAAAGTAGCGGCCAACATCTACTCGCTTTGATTAATGACATTCTGGATCTGGCAAAAATTGAGTCTGGCAAGGTGGAATTGCAGATTGCGCCAGTCTCAATCAACAACTTGTGCAGTTTCAGTCTCAGTTTTGTCAAGCAAATAGCCATTAGCAAAAACATCGAACTAAATCTAGACATTCCTGGGAATGTTGATGAGATTACCTTAGACGAATTGCGGACACGCCAAATACTCATTAACTTATTGAGTAATGCCATCAAATTCACTCCAGAAGGTGGATCGGTAACGCTCAAGGTTTGGCTAGAGGAAGCAGAGGGAGTAAATTCTTCCTTTAATTCCCAGTACCCTCACATCAAATTCTCTGTCAGCGATACTGGTATCGGTATTGCTCAAGCAGACATACCCAAACTGTTCCAATCTTTTGTGCAAGTTGATAGCAGTCTGAATCGTCAGTACACTGGTACAGGTTTAGGCCTATCCCTGGTTAGCCGCTTGGTGGAATTGCAAAACGGCAGCATTGATGTGGTGAGTACCGTTGGGCAAGGGAGTTGTTTCACTGTCACCTTGCCTTATTTTGAAATACCAGACAAGGAGCAGCCCGAAGTCTTACAGCCACAGACAATCTCCGAGGAGCAACAATCTACCCCAGAAGCTAGTTATCTCAGCAGCGATGACATACCGGAACAATTGCTGATCTTACTAGCAGAAGATAATCAAGCAAACATCGATACCTTTTCCGCCTACCTCAGTATGCAGGGATATCAAGTAATTATTGCCAAAAATGGCGAGGAGGCAATCAACGCTGCACAAGAGTACAAACCCAAGATTATCTTGATGGATATCCAAATGCCCGGAATTGATGGACTCGAAACCATACGCCGTATCCGCAATCTCTCAGAACTAGCCCCAGTCCAAATTATCGCCCTAACTGCCTTAGCCATGCCAGGCGATCGCGAGAGATGTTTGACAGCCGGAGCTAACGAGTATCTAGCCAAACCAGTTGTTTTAAAAGAACTCCAAGCCACAATCGACAGATGTTGGAACAGATCACAGAGTGATGGCAGAACGATAATACTCTAA